The Spirulina subsalsa PCC 9445 region GGAGCGAGATGTTTAGCCAGCCCAGAATTATTTGATCGCTGTGCGGCGGAATTACTCCATTGTCAAGGTTTAATTGCCGCGATTCCCGTTAAGGATACGATTAAGGTCGTCAATGAACAGCATCTGATCACCGACACCCCCAATCGCCAATATCTCTGGGCTGCCCAAACCCCCCAAGGATTTGAGGTGGAGTTATTGAAACGCTGTCACCAATACGGCCGGGAACAAGGCTGGCAAGTAACCGATGATGCGGCTTTGTTGGAGAAGTGCGAGATCCCGGTGAAGATTGTGGAAGGGGAGGAAACGAACTTAAAGGTTACGACTCCGGTAGATTTGGCGATCGCGGAGTTTATCCTCCGTCAACGGTTGATGCTTTCGTGTTCGTGAAACGTTGCGTAGCAAACGACTCCACCCCTTGCCGCCGGGTAGTTCAGGAGACATTTCCATGATAAATCGAGGCAATCCAAGCTTTTAACCACTCATTGGTTGAGAAGTAATCGCGATCGCGGTCTACAATATCCGCCAGTTCCTCTAGTTGGGCTTCACTTTGGGGGATGAGAGTCCCTTCACACATAGCATTAAACTCTTCGGCCGTTAAAGGCGATCGCAAAGAAGAATAGCGCCGATAATCGTCAATCCGATCCCGTAACTGAGTTGGACTCATCGCCGCCTTCTCTAAACATATCTCAATCATCTTCGCTAAAGTCATCACCGGAGCCGCAGGGGTTGCCGTCTCTTTCTCCGCGTCCGCCTCTGGATTAGCCACCTCAAGTAATGCCTCAACCATAGAAGGAGGGGGAGGTGCAGACAGAGAGGGAGGAGAAAACTCCTTAGCCTCCACCCCCGGCTGTGCCTGATACCAGTGTTCTGGAGGTAAGCCCTCAATAAACTCCTGAAGCGTCACCGCGAGATCCTGCATTTGTCGCGTTGCGGCCAATAACAACCCCCGAGAAAACTGAGGAGATCCCTTAAGAGGGGAAGGCTGATGAACGGAGACACGAGAAGGAGAGGAGGGAGAAACCTCCGGGGAGAGTGCGATCTCCGGTTGTTTCCCCGTGTCCAAATAGCGGATTAATTCCCAATAACTCCAGCCCAAAAACTGCGCCAACTTCCGCAACTTCTGGGGATCGGGTTCCGCCTTAAAATCCTGCGTAAGCCAGGCTTTCAGGGTTTTTCCTGACCCTAACCCCAACCGTTCGGCAAAGCGAGCATAACTCTCCCCCACCTGCCATTGTGACTCCAATAATTCCTGAAGACGTTGTTGATAGCCAAACGGAAAGGAAGTAGA contains the following coding sequences:
- the ispD gene encoding 2-C-methyl-D-erythritol 4-phosphate cytidylyltransferase; amino-acid sequence: MYLLIPAAGMGRRMGSSRNKLLLSLLGQPLLAWTLKAAEASQSITWIGIMGQLYDFDEFKAIAESLKLTKPLQFIQGGETRQDSVYNGLQGLPERADRVLIHDGARCLASPELFDRCAAELLHCQGLIAAIPVKDTIKVVNEQHLITDTPNRQYLWAAQTPQGFEVELLKRCHQYGREQGWQVTDDAALLEKCEIPVKIVEGEETNLKVTTPVDLAIAEFILRQRLMLSCS